The following coding sequences lie in one Rhizobium rhododendri genomic window:
- a CDS encoding response regulator, with protein sequence MMSSPNTVKIIMIEDDEGHARLIEKNIRRAGVTNEIVPFVTGGDALDFMLGKDGSGEPSRGQPILILLDLNLPDMSGLDILQKVKANEHTRRAMVIVLTTTDDPREIARCYDLGANVYVSKPMQYDKFVHAIQQLGMFVAVMKIPEVE encoded by the coding sequence ATGATGAGTTCCCCGAATACCGTCAAGATCATCATGATCGAAGACGATGAAGGCCACGCACGGCTGATCGAGAAGAATATCCGTCGCGCCGGCGTCACCAACGAGATTGTGCCCTTTGTCACAGGCGGAGATGCGCTCGACTTCATGCTTGGCAAGGATGGCAGTGGCGAGCCTTCGCGTGGGCAGCCCATCCTCATCCTGCTCGACCTCAACCTTCCCGACATGAGCGGGCTGGATATTCTCCAGAAGGTCAAGGCCAACGAGCACACGAGGCGGGCAATGGTGATCGTTCTGACGACCACCGACGACCCGCGCGAAATCGCCCGTTGCTACGACCTCGGCGCCAATGTCTATGTCAGCAAACCGATGCAATACGACAAGTTCGTGCATGCGATACAGCAGCTCGGCATGTTCGTTGCCGTCATGAAGATCCCGGAGGTGGAATGA
- a CDS encoding sensor histidine kinase produces the protein MIRFNKSISSSIPAILTVGAITLLLVVLGALYFSGRAAEEADSAVDASRLNNRVLNLLSSAQDAETGQRGYLLTGDARYLAPFTKSAVSIPAEIAALTPRLLEIGVPQSSLDNLRSLMDRKLAEMKRTVDLRSAGDTAGSIALVESNVGIELMDEIRHEINVIQQRGVVNSGDHIASLRASTTSLSAIIAVSAALLVALAAGAFKLIRDHHRQIEAARLQLASANETLEETVVARTQGLQRANDELQAYAYIVSHDLRAPLVNIMGFTEELDRAAQVFKSYLEKNNADLTTIEGRAAIEAVDTDIPEALGFIRTSMRRMDNLINQILVLARAGNRELHRDRIKLSELVEDTLGTLRHRLDEAEIEVDIQGVLPEVQSDRLALQQIVGNLLDNAIKYLDPSRRGKISISGRRHGMFASVEISDNGRGIAAGDQERIFELFRRSGRQDMPGDGVGLAHVRALARRLGGDVTVSSELGQGTTFEVKIAADMARLKREDSK, from the coding sequence ATGATACGTTTCAATAAATCGATTTCCAGTTCCATCCCTGCGATCCTGACCGTTGGCGCGATAACGCTGCTCCTTGTTGTCCTCGGCGCCCTTTATTTCAGCGGTCGTGCGGCGGAGGAGGCGGACAGCGCTGTCGATGCAAGCCGCCTCAACAATCGCGTGCTCAACCTGCTGAGTTCGGCGCAGGACGCCGAAACCGGACAGCGCGGCTATCTTCTGACCGGCGATGCGCGTTATCTTGCGCCGTTCACAAAATCCGCAGTGTCGATCCCGGCCGAAATCGCCGCGCTCACGCCGCGCCTGCTCGAAATCGGCGTTCCCCAGTCTTCGCTGGACAATCTCAGATCCCTCATGGATCGAAAGCTCGCGGAGATGAAACGCACGGTGGACCTGCGTTCCGCCGGCGATACTGCCGGTTCGATAGCGTTGGTCGAATCGAATGTCGGGATCGAGCTGATGGATGAAATCCGTCATGAGATCAATGTTATCCAGCAGCGCGGCGTCGTCAATTCGGGCGACCATATCGCCTCGCTCAGGGCATCGACAACGTCACTGTCGGCGATCATTGCCGTCAGTGCGGCCTTGCTCGTGGCACTAGCCGCCGGCGCGTTCAAGCTTATCCGCGATCACCACAGGCAGATCGAGGCGGCACGACTGCAGCTTGCCAGTGCGAACGAAACGCTGGAAGAGACCGTGGTAGCCCGCACTCAAGGGCTGCAAAGGGCAAACGACGAGCTGCAGGCCTACGCCTACATCGTCAGCCACGATTTGCGCGCTCCGCTCGTCAACATCATGGGCTTCACGGAGGAGCTCGATCGTGCCGCACAGGTGTTCAAGTCATACCTCGAGAAAAACAATGCCGATCTCACAACGATCGAAGGTCGTGCGGCCATCGAGGCCGTCGACACGGATATCCCTGAAGCGCTTGGTTTCATTCGGACTTCGATGCGTCGGATGGACAATCTGATCAACCAGATCCTTGTGCTCGCGCGGGCCGGAAACCGCGAACTGCACCGCGATCGGATCAAGCTGTCGGAGCTGGTCGAGGACACGTTGGGTACGCTCCGTCACAGGCTCGACGAGGCCGAGATCGAAGTCGATATACAAGGCGTGCTTCCCGAGGTGCAGTCCGACCGGCTAGCTCTGCAGCAGATCGTCGGCAACCTGCTGGACAATGCCATCAAGTACCTGGACCCCTCACGGCGCGGTAAGATCTCCATTTCCGGCAGGCGCCACGGTATGTTCGCGAGCGTCGAAATCAGCGATAATGGACGGGGAATCGCTGCAGGCGACCAGGAGAGGATTTTCGAACTGTTCCGGCGCTCGGGCAGACAGGACATGCCGGGCGACGGCGTTGGCCTTGCCCATGTTCGTGCGCTGGCCCGGCGTCTCGGCGGAGATGTTACCGTTAGTTCCGAGCTGGGGCAGGGGACAACGTTCGAAGTTAAGATTGCTGCCGATATGGCCCGATTGAAAAGAGAAGATTCGAAATGA
- a CDS encoding RrF2 family transcriptional regulator translates to MLTKKGKYGLKALVDLARLGPGETAFINDVALRNNIPKKFLDAILLELRNSGVLRSKKGPGGGYSLSRPAAEIRIGHVIRTLDGPLAPIRCASRTAFEACDDCADPAGCQVRRSMTVVRDAVATILDNMTLEQFVASGTQGLDAEEALVSVTG, encoded by the coding sequence ATGCTGACAAAAAAAGGAAAATACGGTCTCAAGGCGTTGGTCGATCTTGCTCGTCTGGGCCCGGGCGAAACCGCCTTCATCAACGACGTTGCTCTGCGCAACAACATTCCGAAGAAGTTTCTCGATGCGATTTTGCTGGAGTTGCGAAATTCCGGCGTGCTGCGCTCGAAGAAGGGCCCGGGAGGCGGCTATTCGTTGTCTCGTCCCGCTGCCGAAATTCGTATCGGCCATGTGATCCGCACCCTTGACGGGCCGCTGGCGCCAATCCGTTGTGCAAGCCGTACTGCCTTTGAAGCCTGCGACGACTGTGCCGATCCGGCAGGCTGCCAGGTACGGAGGTCGATGACCGTGGTTCGCGACGCCGTCGCAACGATCCTCGACAATATGACGCTTGAGCAATTCGTGGCGAGCGGGACGCAAGGGCTGGATGCTGAAGAAGCGCTCGTTTCCGTGACGGGCTAG